Sequence from the Streptosporangiales bacterium genome:
CGGTTCGAGCGCGAGACCAGGCTGGGTCTCGTCCGCCGCGCCCGCCGCATCAACCGCGAGCTCGCCGAGACCTACCCCGATGCGCACTGCGAGCTCGACTTCGAGTCGCCGCTGCAGCTGCTCGTCGCCACCGTCCTGTCGGCGCAGACCACCGACAAGAAGGTCAACGAGGTCACGCCGGTGCTGTTCGCGCGCTACCACACGGCCGACGACTACGCCGCGGCCGACCCGGCCGAGATGGAAGTGATCATCAAGCAGACCGGGTTCTTCCGGGCGAAGACGAAGTCGGTGATGGGCCTCGGCGCCGCGCTGGTCGAGCGGCACGGCGGGGAGGTGCCGCGCACCATGGACGAGCTCGTGAAGCTGCCGGGCGTCGGCCGCAAGACCGCCAACGTCGTCCTCGGCAACGCGTTCGACGTCCCTGGGCTCACCGTCGACACCCACTTCTCCCGGCTGACCCGCCGCTTCGGCTGGACCACCGAGACCGACCCGGTGAAGATCGAGTACGAGGTCGCCGAGCTCATCCCCCGCAAGGAGTGGACGATGCTGTCGCACCGGCTCATCTGGCACGGGCGTCGCGCCTGCCACTCCCGCCGTCCCGCGTGCGGTGCCTGCGTCCTCGCCGCCCTGTGCCCCTCGTACGGTGAGGGCGAGCTCGACCCGGAGAAGGCCCGCCTGATGCTCAAGTCGCCGAGCCAGGTGGTGGCCACGCCGTGAGACCGGCGGCGGGCAGGCGGACGGGTGCGGCAGCAGCGGCGCTCGTCCTGCTGGCCGGCTGCGGTCCGGTGTCCGGTGGCGGCGCAGCCCCGACGACGTCCGCGTCGTCACGACCGGTCGCCTCGTCCGCGTCCGCCTCGGTCCGTGCGGCGGCGAAGCTCGAGCGCTGCCCCGCCGTCCGGGCGGCGCCGCCCGGCACGAAGGGGCCGTCGCTGCCCGCGGTACGCCTGCCGTGTCTCGACACCGGCCCCACCGTGCCGCTCGGCGGCCTCCGTGGCCCCCTCGTGGTCAACCTGTGGGCCACCTGGTGCGACCCCTGCCTGGAGGAGATGCCGCTGTTCCAGCGCCTCCACGCGGCGGCGGGGGAGCGGGTCCGTGTGCTCGGTGTCGCGACGAAGGACCGCAGTCCCGACGCCGCCCTGCAGTTCGCCGGCGAGGTCGACCTGCGTTATCCGTCGGTCTACGACCGCGACGGTGCGGTCCTGCGAACGGCAAGGGCGGGCACCGGCCTGCCCGTCACCCTGTTCGTCGACCGGGCGGGCCGGGTCGTCCACCGCAAGATCGGCCCGTACACCGCGTACGACCAGCTGACCACCGACGTCCGCGACCACCTGGGGGTACGTCCATGAGCGCGCCGGACTGGTTGCAGCCGCTCGTCGACGCGTCGCGCGACGTCCTGCCCGAGGAGCTCAGCCGTTACCGCCCGACCGGCGACGGCGGACGCAAGGCCGCGGTGCTGATCCTGTTCGGGGAGGGCCAAGACGGACCCGACGTCCTGCTCGTCCAGCGCAGCGACGGCCTGCGGGCGCACGCGGGTCAGCCCGCGTTCCCCGGCGGCGCCGAGGAGCAGGGCGACGGCGGGCCGGTCGGGGCGGCGTTGCGGGAGGCCCAGGAGGAGACCGGGCTCGACCCGGGAGGTGTCGAGGTCCTCGCCGAGCTGCCGACGCTGGCCCTGCCGGTGAGCGCGTTCGTCGTCAC
This genomic interval carries:
- the nth gene encoding endonuclease III, which gives rise to MPTTSTPRARRARFERETRLGLVRRARRINRELAETYPDAHCELDFESPLQLLVATVLSAQTTDKKVNEVTPVLFARYHTADDYAAADPAEMEVIIKQTGFFRAKTKSVMGLGAALVERHGGEVPRTMDELVKLPGVGRKTANVVLGNAFDVPGLTVDTHFSRLTRRFGWTTETDPVKIEYEVAELIPRKEWTMLSHRLIWHGRRACHSRRPACGACVLAALCPSYGEGELDPEKARLMLKSPSQVVATP
- a CDS encoding redoxin family protein is translated as MRPAAGRRTGAAAAALVLLAGCGPVSGGGAAPTTSASSRPVASSASASVRAAAKLERCPAVRAAPPGTKGPSLPAVRLPCLDTGPTVPLGGLRGPLVVNLWATWCDPCLEEMPLFQRLHAAAGERVRVLGVATKDRSPDAALQFAGEVDLRYPSVYDRDGAVLRTARAGTGLPVTLFVDRAGRVVHRKIGPYTAYDQLTTDVRDHLGVRP
- a CDS encoding NUDIX domain-containing protein; this translates as MSAPDWLQPLVDASRDVLPEELSRYRPTGDGGRKAAVLILFGEGQDGPDVLLVQRSDGLRAHAGQPAFPGGAEEQGDGGPVGAALREAQEETGLDPGGVEVLAELPTLALPVSAFVVTPVIGWWREPTEVRAVDHGEIAAVARVPVAELVDPANRLRIRHPAGHIGPAFRVRDMLVWGFTGGLLDRVLELGGFARPWLDEARVEDLPEDRLALSLRTAPPDYDL